Part of the Mycobacteriales bacterium genome, GCCGTCACCGCACGGCGGCCCGAACGTGCCGTTCTCCGCCTCGTAGCGGGTGGTGGAGCTCACCGGCGTGTACTCGACCCAGTCGACGTGCGCGTCGTACCAGGTCCCCCCTTGCGGGTGCCACACGATCTTGAACGAGCCCGCCGGCACCTGGGTGCCGCTGGCGAACGTCGCGAGCTGGAAGTCGTCCGGTGTGGCGCCGCCGACGCTGCACGACGTGGCCGTGCGCGCAACCTCGCCGGAGGCGGTCTCGACCCCGAACGTGCCGCAGATCTGCTGCGCCGCACCGCCCGCGTACCACCGGACGCGTTCGATCGTGGTGGTCGAGCTCGTGCTGAACGACACGTAGCAGCCGTCGCCGTTCATGAACAGGACGGTCTCCCCCGTCGCCGTGGCGTGCGTGCTCTCCGGCTGGCTGCCGTCACCGCATGCCGGGCCGAACGAGCCGTTCTCCGCCTGCGTCCGCGTCGACGCCGACGCCACCCCCGGTAGCAGTACGGCCATCCCCAACGCGGTGCTCGCACACGCGAGCGCCGACACCATTCGTCGCCTGGTCGCTCTCATCGCGTCCCCTCCCCTCTGACCGCGGACGCGGACGCGTCCGCATCCGGGAGTACGCGCTCGGGCGCCCGATCCTTCGACGGCGACCGCGAGGGGTGACGCGGCGCTGGCGTTGCTCCCATAATCGGGCGCACCGGCGCGTACCGGGAGCACCCGGCGCCGCGGCACCTCCACCCCCGCCCCGAGAGGAAGCCACCATGCGCACGCTGCGCCTCACCCGCGAGCAGCTCACCGAGCTCACCGCCACCGAGCTGATCGAGGTCCGCGGCGGCACCACGCCGTTCGTGACCGACGGGCACCACTGCTTCGGCTCCACGCTCTGCATCGCCACCGTCACCTGTCGCTGACCGAGGAGGACCCATGCACCCCCTGCTCGCCGTTCCCGGCCGGACCCTCACCCTGCGCCGCGAGACGCTCGCGCCGCTGACCACCGACCAGCTCGCGGAGGTCGCCGGCGCCGCCGCGGCCACCGGCGGCTGCCCGTTCACGTTCCACGTCCGCGACTGCCTGTCGCTCGACGGGTGCATCGAGACGCGCTGACGCTCGTTGACCCGGTACGCCCCACCCAACCGATTGGAGATCGCCCCCGTGCGAAGGACCCTGAACCTGCGCCGCGAGACGCTCGCGCCGCTCACCACCGACGAGCTCGCCGAGATCGCCGGCGCGGCCGTCGACGCCACCGGCGGCTGCCCGGAGACGTTCTACGTCCTCCGGTGCCTGTCGCTCCCGGCGTGCGGGGTGACCGCGTGACCCGCCGCCTCTCGCTCTCCCGCGAGACGCTCGCCGAGCTGACGGCCGAGGAGCTCGCCGACGTCAACGGCGCGCAGCAGCTCTCCGGGACGTGCCTGACGTTCCTGACCTGCAACCCGACCTGCTGGACCGAGTAGCACCCGTTCGCGAACGACGGCGCCGCCGGTGGTCACTGGACCTCCGGCGGCGCCGTCGTGTTGCGGGTCGATGTCAGGCCGCGATGTACCGCCGGACGTCCACGACCACACCGGCATCGACCGCATCTCGTACAAGCCGGAGCAGGTGACGCGTGACGTCCTCGCTGAAGTAACGCTCGCCGCAGTTGTCACAGATCTCGGCGGGCACCCCCTGGACCACGAGCGTGGCGCCGGAGCGCGAGAGCACCTTGTCGGCCGTGCCCGCGACCAGCGTGCCGTTACGGCACAGGACACACATCATCACGACGTCCTGACGCGGAAGGCAGAGTCCCACCGGAGCGGGCTCGGCTCGTAGACAGTGACCACCACCGTAGTGTCTTCCTGCGACTCGCTCACGACCACATGCAGCGGTCGAGCGGCGCTCGTGCGACCGAGCACGAGGCGACCGCCATCGTTGTACTCCTCGATCGTCTCGCCGTTCGCGATCACGTTCACGACGTCGATCGGCTGGATGTCCCAGTCGAGCATGCGATCAACCGCGTGCTCGGTGAACCGGAGTGCGATCACCGCCTCCTTCGAGGTGGGGCAGTCGGAACTCAGGCGGTGCCGGAGGCTCGATTGTCTTTCTCGGGCGACCTGGTGACGCGGTGACACGCCGCGACACGCCAGCGATTGACATGTACTCAAGTTGACGCTTGATAAAGCGACTGCTTGACTAGCCGCCATGACGACCCTGCTCGACGACCAGCGGCTCGACGCCGTCTTCACCGCCCTCAGCGACCGCACCAGGCGCGACATCCTGGCCCGGCTGAGCGCGGGCGAGGCGACGGTGACCGAGCTCGCGGAGCCGTACGCCATGAGCCTTCAGGCGGTGTCGCAGCACCTCGCGGTGCTCGAACGCTGCGGCCTGATCAGCCGGGAACGCCACCGCCAGACCCGGCCGTGCCGGCTGGACCCGGCGGCGTTGGACGAGGCGGTGTCGTGGATCGAACGCAGCCGGCTCACCTGGTCCGAACGCATGGACCGGCTGGAGGCGCACCTCGCCCGCCGGCAGGAGGCGGAGACCCCGTGACCGACGACGAGCTGGTCTACCGGCGCGAGCTGCCGGCGCCGCGCGAGCTGGTGTGGCGCTGCCTCACCGACCCCGCCGAGCTGGCCTGCTTCTGGGGCCCGGCCGGGATGTCGACGCCGCTCGACGGCATCGTGGTCGAGCTCCGCCCGGGCGGCCGGTTCGAGACGCTGATGGTGGGCGAGCACGGCAGCCACCGCATGGTGGCGACGTTCACGGAGGTGGCACCGCCGGAGCGGCTGGCCTGGGTGGAGCAGGCGAGCGGCATGCACACCACGAGCACGTTGCACGACCTCGGCGACGGTCGCACGGAGGTCGTCATCCACCAGCGGCACGTGCCGGAGCCGATGCGCGCGCCCGAGGCCCGGGCCGGCTTCCTCACCTCGCTCGACAAGCTCGAACGCCACCTCGCCTCGCTCGGACAGGGAGAACGCTCATGACCGACCTCCAGGCGCTGGCGGCGGCGACGTTGGACGGGCTCGCCGCCGTGCTCGCCGCCGGCCCGGAGGCGACGTGGGACGCCCCGTCGCTGTGCGCGGGCTGGCTCGTCCGCCACGTCGTCGCGCACGTGACGATGCCGGCGCGGCTGACGCCGGAGACGTTCGGGGCGGAGCTGGCGGCGGCCGGCGGTGACTTCGGCGTGCTCTCCGACACGGTGGCCGCGCGCGACGCCGCCCTGCCGGTGGCGGACCTGCTGGATCAGCTCCGTTCGCCGGGGCTGCACGCGTGGCAGCCGCCCGGCGGCGGCGCGGCCGGTGCCCTGAGCCACGCCGTCATCCACTCCCTCGACGTGACGGTCGCGCTCGGCCGGCCCGCGGTGGCGCCGCCGGCGGGCGTGACGGCGGTCCTCGACGGGCTCACCGCGTCGAACGGCGAGTGGTTCGGCGTCGACCTCGACGGCGTCCGCCTGGAGGCCACCGACGCCGCCTGGACCTCGGGCTCCGGGACAACGCTGCGCGCGGACGGCGGCTCGCTCGTCGCGCTGCTGAGCGGCCGCACGCTCCCCGACGGCCGCGCCCTGCCCCGCCGCTGACCGGGCGGCCGCAAGCCGGGTCTGGCCCGTTGCGGCGGGGTATGGCACCGTCGTACGTCCACCCCTCACCCCTTTCGGGAGCAACCCATGCGACGGACCCTCACCCTGCGCCGCGAGACGCTGGCCGCGCTGACCACGAACGAGCTCACGTCCGTCGCCGGCGGCGACGCGACCGGCGGCTGCCCCCGGACCCTGCACGTCGCCGAGTGCCTGTCGTTCTACGAGTACTGCGGGACCGGGCCGGAGACCACCGTCTGCTGACGGCCGCCGCGGCTCACGTGCGGCACGATGGGCGGGTGGACCTGCCTGTCATGCCGCCCGTGAAGCCGATGCTCGCCAAGGCGACCAAGACCCTCCCCCGCCAGTCCGACCACCCGGCCGGGTTCCTGTACGAGCCGAAGTGGGACGGGTTCCGCTGCGTGGTGTTCCGCGACGGCGACGACGTGGAGCTCGGCTCGCGCAACGAGCGGCCGTTGACCCGCTACTTCCCCGAGGTCGTGGCGGCGGTGAAGGAGCACCTGCCCGAACGCTGCGTGGTCGACGGCGAGGTCGTCATCGCGGCGGCGAAGGGGCTGGACTTCGAGGCGTTGCAGCAACGCATCCACCCGGCCGACTCGCGCGTGCGGCGGCTGGCGGCGGAGACGCCGGCGAGCTTCGTGGCGTTCGACCTGCTGGCGCTCGGCGACGAGGACCTGCGGGTGACGCCGCTGGGCGAACGCCGCCGGCGGCTGGAGGAGGCGCTGCGCGACGCGGGCGCGCCGGTGCACCTGACGCCGGTGACGCGCGACGAGGCGACGGCGGCGGGCTGGTTCGAACGGTTCGAGGGCGCCGGCCTGGACGGCGTGGTCGCGAAGCCGCTGGACCTGGCCTACCGCGAGGACCAGCGCGTGATGCTGAAGGTGAAGCACTCGCGGACCGCCGACGTGGTGCTGGCCGGCTTCCGGTGGCACAAGACCGGGCCGATCGTGGGGTCGTTGCTGCTCGGCATCTACGACGACACCGGCCACCTCCAGCACGTGGGGGTGGCGGCGTCGTTCACGATGGCGCGGCGCCAGGAGCTGGTGGACGAGCTGGCCCCGTTGCGGGAGAACGCGCTGGAGGGCCACCCGTGGCGCTCCTGGGCGGAGGCGAAGGACGAGTCGGGGCGGATGCCCGGCGCCGTGAGCCGCTGGAACGCGAAGAAGGACCTGTCGTGGGAGCCGTTGCGCCCGGAGCGGGTGCTGGAGGTCACCTACGAGCACATGGAGGGCAACCGGTTCCGGCACACCGCCCACTTCCTGCGGTGGCGGCCGGACAAGGAGCCGCACCAGTGCACGTACGACCAGCTCGAGGTCGTGGCGCCGTACGAGCTGAGCGCGATCTTCGGCAGCTAGCCGGCTACTGCTTGACGGCGCAGGTGCCGGTCACGTACCCGGTCGCCGTGGCGGTCAGCGTGACGTTGCCGGAGCCGCTGGCGGTGTACGTGAACGTCCCGGTGTCCTTGGCGCCGTTGTTCGCGAACGACACCGACGTGGGGTTGAAGGAACCCTTGTTCGTCGGGCCGAGCGCGACGGTCGGGGCGCCGCTGAACGTCGCGGTGTTGCCGTAGTCGTCGAGGTCGCGGCTGATCTTGCCGGTCAGCGTCGTGATCGCGGTCGTCGAGCCGCAGGCCGACGAGGTGCCGTTGAACCGCAGGGCGGCGCCGGCCGCGTTGACGGTGAACGACGCGGAGCCGGTGCGGGCGCCCTCGGTCGCGGTCAGCGTGTTCGCGCCGGCGTCGTAGGCGGTGACGTTGAGGGCGGTGGTGCTGACGCCGCTGCTGAACGACACGGACGTCGCCGGGTAGGCCGGCGCGGTGCCGTCGGGGCTCGTGGGCAGGCCGCTCCAGGCGAAGGTCTTGGCGCTGCCGCCCGAGCCGGTGTACGCGGTGTCGGTGACGAGGGAGCCGTTGCTCCACTTCTGCGCGGTGACCTTGATGCCGAACGCCGTGCCGGCGGTCTGGGTGCCGATCGTGCCGCCCGCGGCGGTCGTCAGCGTGAGCACGTCGGGGGTCGCGGCGGAGGAGAACGTCGTCGCGGGCGACACCCAGGTGGAGCCGGAGAGCGTGGCGCGCAGCGAGTACGTGTTGGCGACGCCGGGCAGCGCGGCGGTGTCGGAGCAGCTCGCGGTCGTGACGGTGCAGGCGACGTGGCCGTCGACGGTGTTCGTGACGGCGTAGATCGCGCCCGGCACCTGCGACGACGGGAGCGTCCAGGCGAGGTTGACCTGCGTGGAGGAGACGACGGTCGCGGACGGCGCGGTCGCACTGGCGAGGGTGCGCGCGGTGGCGGTGCCGTTGGAGGTGGTCGACGTGAGCGCGTAGTACGCGACGGCGGCGGTGGCGACTCCGGTCACGGCGACGACCGCCGTCGTGACGACGGCGGCGCGGCTCTTGATGCGGCTCACAGCTGGCCCGTCACCTTCAGGGGGATCGTGAACGACGCGCCCTGGCAGCCGCTGTCGGCCGTCAGGCCCATCGTCACGGCGCCGGTCAGGGTGAGCGTCACGGTGGAGCCGGCCCCGACGGTGGCGGGCAGCCCGGTGGGGGCGCTCGCGACGCTGAGGCCGGTGGTGGTGCAGGTGCCCGAGGCGCCGCTGACGGTGACCGTGCCGGCGCTCGCGAGCGACTGGACGGCGATCGGGCGGGTGTTCGGGTTGGCGACGGTGACCGTCATGGTGGCGCCGGGGCCGCCCGGGTACAGGCCGGTCGAGACGGTGCCGGTGACGGTGAACGTCGGGGCGGTGACGTTGGCCGCCCCCGCGGAGCCGGTGCCGGTCGGCGCGATGACGCTCCGGTAGTAGCCGGTCGCCACACCCGCGAGGGTGACGGTGACGACGGCGGTGCCGATGAGCGGGACCGCGACGCGGCGGGCGGTGGCGTTCATTCGCCCGCTCGCACGGCTCGGCCGGAGAATGTCAGGGGGAACGTCGCGCCCGCGCAGCCGCTCTGGTCCGTCGTGAGCGAGTCGGCCAGCTCGGCCGGGAGCTGCACGGTGATCGTGGCGTTGGCGGGGGCGAGGACGTGCGGCAGGCCGGCGGCGAACGCGTAGCGGCCGACCTCCAGCGAGCTCGCGGGGCACGGCGAGCGGTCCGCGGCACCGACGGCGGTGTCCAGGCTGAGCACCTGGATCGGCCACGGGTTGGGGTTGCGGACGGAGAGGGACATCGTGCGGGTCGTACCCGGCGTGAGGCCGGTGACGCCGCCGGAGATGAAGAACACGCCGGTCTTGGGGCCGTCGTCCGGGCCGACGGTCCCGGTGCCGGAGCCGGTCGAGCCGGTGCCGGGGGTCCCGGAGCCGGTCGAGCCGTCGCCGCCCGTGGGGCCGTTGCCGGAGGTGGCGCTCGCGGCGGGGCCGGGCGTGGACGTCGCGGTGGGCGACGCCGTGGGTGCGGCGGTGGCGGTGGGCGCCGGCGTCTCGCCGACGACCGTGCCGGTGCCGTCTCCCCCGTCCGCGACGGGGCCGGCCTGGCGGCCGTCCCGCGTGGCGATGCCGTAGACGATGGCGCCGACGACCCCCACGGAGAGGAGGAGCAGCAGCGTCACCAGGCGGGTCCGCGTGATGTTCGTCATAGCCGCTCCTCCTCTCTCGGGGTCGTCTGTCTACGGGTTCAGGGGACTTAGCTGGCCGCGTACGTGACGGTCAGCGTGGCGCCGGCGCACGAGGTCTGGTCGACGGAGGCGCTGTCGGCCATGGACACCGGGACGCTGACGGTCGTGCTGGCACCGGCGGCGAGGATGCCGGCGCCGAGCGGCGCGGAGCCGGAGAGCAGCGCGACGGTGTTGTCGGCGCAGCCGGCCGGGCCGGAGACGGCCGAGACCGAGATGGTCTTGCCGGCGTAGTTGACCGCGTACGGGTTCGGGTTCGTGAACGTCACGGTCGTGCTCTTGGCGGTGCCGCCCGGCACGAGGCCGGTGATCGACGACGCGGCGAACGTGATCGACGCCGAGTTGTTCGCGGCGGCGGCGGCGGAGCCGGTGCCGGACGCGGCGACGTCGGTGAGGTAGTACGCGTAGGCGATGCCGCCGGCGGTGACGACAGCGGTCGCGGTGGCCACGACGGCCAGGGAACGCTTGCTGAAGACGCGCATGGTGAGCTCCTGCATCCGTAGACGACGGTGGGTGCCCGCCGTGGTGACGGGCCCGGTTCGCCGACGGGTGGCGGGGACCCGATCGTGTCCCTGCCCGAGGTCGCCACCGGGGTGTTCCTGGCCAAGGCCCGGCGCTTGTTCCGTCGTGCTGGGGAGGACTCTGCCGTGCGGGCAGGCGCACCGGTATCGGCAGATCGTCCGGAACTCCGCCGACGACCGGTCGGCGCGCATGGCCCGATAGGGCTAGAACGCCGTGGTCCCGGCGAACCCCCGCGAACCCGGGCATAACGGCGCCCGGCTGCGCCCGGAGGCGGGCGTTCAGTCGGCCGAGTAGACCAGCCCGTAGGCGGCGCCGGCGCAGCCGGGCGGCAGGTCGCCGGCGAGGGCGACGGGGACGGTCACGGTGGCGGTGCCGCCGGCCGGGACGGCGAGGGCGCCGCGCCACTCCCCCACGCGCAGGCTCGTCGCGGCGCAGCGGGCGGGGCCGTCGACGGTGCCGGTGGGCGTCGCGCGGACGTGCGAGACGTGGGCGGCGACGTCGCCGCGGTTGTGCAGGGTGAGCGTCAGCGGGCGGCTCGGCGCGCCCGCGACGACGCCGGAGACGTCGCCGTCGATGTGCAGCACCGCCCGCGCGCCGGTCGGCTGGACGGCCAGCGCGACGTCCTGCGCGCCGAACCCCAGCGCCGCCGCGACACCCACGCCGGCCCCGATCGCGGCCGTTCGC contains:
- a CDS encoding class I lanthipeptide, which encodes MTRRLSLSRETLAELTAEELADVNGAQQLSGTCLTFLTCNPTCWTE
- a CDS encoding ATP-dependent DNA ligase, with the protein product MDLPVMPPVKPMLAKATKTLPRQSDHPAGFLYEPKWDGFRCVVFRDGDDVELGSRNERPLTRYFPEVVAAVKEHLPERCVVDGEVVIAAAKGLDFEALQQRIHPADSRVRRLAAETPASFVAFDLLALGDEDLRVTPLGERRRRLEEALRDAGAPVHLTPVTRDEATAAGWFERFEGAGLDGVVAKPLDLAYREDQRVMLKVKHSRTADVVLAGFRWHKTGPIVGSLLLGIYDDTGHLQHVGVAASFTMARRQELVDELAPLRENALEGHPWRSWAEAKDESGRMPGAVSRWNAKKDLSWEPLRPERVLEVTYEHMEGNRFRHTAHFLRWRPDKEPHQCTYDQLEVVAPYELSAIFGS
- a CDS encoding type II toxin-antitoxin system MqsA family antitoxin, with protein sequence MMCVLCRNGTLVAGTADKVLSRSGATLVVQGVPAEICDNCGERYFSEDVTRHLLRLVRDAVDAGVVVDVRRYIAA
- a CDS encoding class I lanthipeptide encodes the protein MHPLLAVPGRTLTLRRETLAPLTTDQLAEVAGAAAATGGCPFTFHVRDCLSLDGCIETR
- a CDS encoding metalloregulator ArsR/SmtB family transcription factor → MTTLLDDQRLDAVFTALSDRTRRDILARLSAGEATVTELAEPYAMSLQAVSQHLAVLERCGLISRERHRQTRPCRLDPAALDEAVSWIERSRLTWSERMDRLEAHLARRQEAETP
- a CDS encoding maleylpyruvate isomerase family mycothiol-dependent enzyme codes for the protein MTDLQALAAATLDGLAAVLAAGPEATWDAPSLCAGWLVRHVVAHVTMPARLTPETFGAELAAAGGDFGVLSDTVAARDAALPVADLLDQLRSPGLHAWQPPGGGAAGALSHAVIHSLDVTVALGRPAVAPPAGVTAVLDGLTASNGEWFGVDLDGVRLEATDAAWTSGSGTTLRADGGSLVALLSGRTLPDGRALPRR
- a CDS encoding SRPBCC domain-containing protein — protein: MTDDELVYRRELPAPRELVWRCLTDPAELACFWGPAGMSTPLDGIVVELRPGGRFETLMVGEHGSHRMVATFTEVAPPERLAWVEQASGMHTTSTLHDLGDGRTEVVIHQRHVPEPMRAPEARAGFLTSLDKLERHLASLGQGERS
- a CDS encoding DUF4258 domain-containing protein → MIALRFTEHAVDRMLDWDIQPIDVVNVIANGETIEEYNDGGRLVLGRTSAARPLHVVVSESQEDTTVVVTVYEPSPLRWDSAFRVRTS